One Candidatus Aquicultor sp. genomic window carries:
- a CDS encoding HAMP domain-containing sensor histidine kinase yields MQLGVLNLGILGLAGLAGYLLSGRTLKPIEEMLDEQKRFVSDASHELRTPLTAMRTETEVALLCNKLDPADAKEVLESNLEEIGKLQLLADNLLTLGKYEAATYKLNVANVDLAEVFEDALERVRPMAQARNIELESSINSSIVLHADKEPLTRMFVIFLDNAIKYGLENSKVIMSAHTLKNKAVISIQDFGIGIFADDLPHIFNRFYRVDTARTKTGATGYGLGLSIAKDIIDLHHGNVAVTSTPDEGTTFTVTLPHVFS; encoded by the coding sequence ATGCAGCTTGGCGTGCTAAACCTGGGCATCCTAGGCCTTGCCGGTTTGGCGGGCTATTTACTGTCCGGGCGAACCCTCAAGCCGATTGAAGAGATGTTGGATGAGCAGAAACGATTCGTCAGCGACGCCTCTCACGAACTGCGCACGCCATTGACGGCTATGCGGACCGAGACGGAAGTCGCGCTCCTCTGCAACAAGCTTGATCCCGCCGATGCAAAAGAAGTGTTGGAGAGCAATCTGGAGGAAATCGGCAAATTGCAGCTACTGGCGGATAATTTGCTTACCTTAGGTAAGTATGAAGCCGCAACATATAAACTTAATGTAGCGAACGTTGATTTAGCTGAAGTATTTGAAGATGCGTTAGAGAGAGTCCGGCCGATGGCGCAAGCAAGAAATATTGAATTGGAAAGCAGCATTAATAGCAGTATCGTTCTTCATGCCGACAAAGAGCCGTTAACGCGCATGTTCGTCATCTTCCTGGATAACGCTATCAAGTATGGCCTGGAGAATAGTAAAGTGATTATGAGCGCTCACACGCTTAAGAATAAAGCGGTTATCAGCATCCAGGATTTTGGCATCGGTATATTTGCCGATGATTTACCGCATATCTTCAACAGATTCTACCGAGTAGATACCGCTCGAACCAAGACCGGTGCTACCGGCTATGGTCTCGGCCTCTCTATTGCCAAAGACATAATCGATCTTCATCACGGAAACGTTGCCGTAACGAGCACCCCAGACGAAGGCACGACGTTCACCGTAACCCTTCCGCACGTCTTCTCATAA